One genomic window of Caldilineales bacterium includes the following:
- a CDS encoding CSLREA domain-containing protein produces TPTPTPTPTPTPTPTPTPTRTPTPTPTTTPTPTPTPTNTPTPTPTNTPTPTPTTTPTPTPTRTPTPTPTNTPTPTPTPTPIHDTWTVLDPGRSGQLTGVDGDVHLAFPPGSVSSLTTITYTKRFDAPPHDLGDLAYVRPGFLLHATDAAGAPVEQMLMPFSLTIDYDDDRWQQAGVFDERSLNLVAWDGSQWLGLLPCVGCVRDVIGNQITLVLNRLYEFALAGSRALTLQPGPVFTVNTTDDEDDDRCTTLHCSLREAIVAANGHANTSEADAIHFFIPGDGLHTIRLTSPLPALTAAVVIDGSTEPDGQIELDGSLAGAASGLTITGGGSTVRGLVIGGFAESAIVLQGAGGNRVEGNVLGAAPDGLSAHPNGQAGVLIQDSPANVIGGGAAGTSNLIAGNAAGVRIVGSAAVGNRIVGNFIGVDAFGQHALPNGAGVVIVAAPDTVIGSPTSGERNLISGNTGPGIEIRGPEAAGTTVQSNFIGVDASTIQPLGNGVGLLVDGGRGSLIGGDTLAEANLIAANGQTGVHVTGQATGNRLLGNFIGANLYGLALGHPQDGVLVDGGANDNIIGGLASGQGNVIAHNGRDGVRVAGATGVLVAGNAIYKNAGLAIANLDGGNLNLTPPELAGASGHEVSGKAAPGATIQLFGDDDGQARFFLGSATADAAGHFVFFGSLLGRNVTAATVDAAGNTSVLSPPTVRDVQFTDTFETNDTWTEAQLVGEGQVQSYISSPDDIDFFKLPVPTQRGSTVVFRLTGLPADYDILLFRPTDAPNDTPPNDLPLQNVPIQDLPLQNVPLQNVPLQNVPLQNVPLQNVPLQNVPLQNVPLQNVPLQNVGLQNILLNSVPLQNVPIVSHSFHLGLEDEQVSDTALYAADHYYLLVVGNNGAYSADPYTLEIEIRPPAPIPGCVRPLPFAGLPGIVRQPWPDAAVETLILVNKQRFEQLYGPAPTARLIDGLWDLAGQETVHGKVLPVELDEAVAAAYTAWDVDVCNPEAANVVSGAIKDLLARQAAGLPGLKYLVLVGNDETLPFRRVQDIVQTANEFDYAAQSLLRDDAAVAASLRLGYLLTDDFYSDLQPSQFIGRPLYIPAFAVGRLVETPDEIAGQIETFRQRHGRLNAQSGVVFGYDFLQDSSQAIADEMAAAGLGVTSVIDDQWTADDLRQTWLNPASRFDLISLNAHFSHFQLQPARVGPLDASGLFSATELVQSAADLAGSLNFSVGCHSGLNQCDVCSLQPFAGLDWAQAFAQKRALWIGNTGFGYGDDAAIALNEEIMLSFTRLLRSGATSAVGEALRQAKQDYALTSIGTYGPYNEKALYVTTLYGLPMYRLDVPNPASAQQSDPAPGVVPGPLAALSPGLFGQTFTVAPTLREVTTANGRFFTANGAAQTLLYNPIQPRVDLDVTSPAALPTPLVAHGALFLEGSYHTLTGFDPVITMPVTDTERYEPQFIYEGWQPATLSLLNRFQTASGARERLVLTLGQFQHTDVMTDTTTGKVWVVGNERLYDRVVYQVFYSDDADYIPPTIAYVSAIPGQAAGVVHVEARVFDADATGAGVERVVVSFTAGQGEWRSVELERTPGSAFWSGEVAGIGDRALFMVQAVDAAGNVSQTRAKGLFFAVIPVQLAASPMVVNEGDEVVFAGNAAGSGLGPVAVTRWNFGDGLNAIGEMTTGHRYRDSGAFAASLSVIDIEGRIGAGGVEITVKNVAPAVEAGVGFSIRPGDTVTLPPGHFHDPGTLDTHTAFIDWGDGSPPAPAPLTEGVVGGDPGLAAGSEGAVQFGSHTYAGRGNYIIRACVRDDEGAVGCDQIPVIMPAADSTTEGELYQLSVPFTDPNDSRRYQAQVDWGDGLSPEPVGIRDGSVIADHVYALRGVYRISLQVSDSNGILAYSSVYIVTAHNAPPTLDLRPQDTLQGNGYVQLGPARFNDKGTLDTHTAVIDWGDGVVEAGLIEESPFGPPGSTAGADGKIHGSHFYTRLGAYTLTVCVRDSAQAEDCESQTVYAQEIWRFRGYVYQGAFGEKTKGLGGVRLRLYGRNSGQTAPGAVISQLTSDAGGFFNFFIIEPQIYDYYRLVVETPPGLTPAGILSQTGVVLDPNTVEWFEPAPQVHFNEIFFQPPPAAAGSGGQGKVWLPLLR; encoded by the coding sequence CTTCGATGCGCCGCCGCACGACCTGGGCGACCTGGCCTACGTGCGCCCCGGCTTTCTACTCCATGCCACCGACGCCGCCGGCGCCCCGGTCGAGCAGATGCTGATGCCCTTCAGCCTCACCATCGACTACGATGACGACCGCTGGCAGCAGGCCGGGGTGTTCGACGAACGCAGCCTCAACCTGGTTGCCTGGGACGGCAGCCAATGGCTGGGCCTGCTGCCCTGCGTGGGCTGCGTGCGCGATGTCATCGGCAACCAGATCACGCTCGTCCTCAATCGGCTCTATGAATTCGCCCTGGCCGGGTCGCGGGCCTTGACGCTGCAACCAGGGCCGGTCTTTACCGTCAACACGACTGACGACGAGGACGACGACCGCTGCACCACCTTGCACTGTTCCTTGCGCGAGGCCATCGTCGCTGCCAACGGCCATGCCAACACCTCCGAGGCCGACGCCATCCACTTCTTCATCCCCGGCGACGGACTGCACACCATCCGCCTGACCTCGCCCCTGCCTGCCCTCACCGCGGCGGTCGTCATCGACGGCAGCACCGAGCCGGATGGACAGATCGAGTTGGACGGTTCGCTGGCGGGCGCTGCCTCGGGTCTGACGATCACAGGCGGGGGCAGCACCGTGCGCGGGCTGGTGATCGGCGGCTTTGCAGAGTCGGCCATCGTCCTGCAGGGCGCCGGCGGGAACCGGGTCGAGGGCAATGTCCTGGGGGCTGCGCCCGACGGCCTCAGCGCCCACCCGAACGGGCAGGCAGGCGTGCTGATCCAGGACTCGCCCGCCAACGTCATCGGCGGCGGCGCCGCCGGCACCAGCAACCTCATCGCCGGCAACGCCGCCGGGGTTCGGATCGTCGGTTCGGCTGCGGTCGGGAACAGGATCGTGGGCAATTTCATCGGCGTCGATGCTTTCGGCCAGCATGCTCTGCCCAACGGCGCCGGCGTCGTCATCGTTGCTGCCCCCGACACCGTCATCGGCAGCCCCACCAGCGGCGAACGCAACCTCATCTCTGGCAACACCGGCCCCGGCATCGAGATCCGCGGCCCGGAGGCCGCCGGCACGACCGTACAAAGCAATTTCATCGGCGTCGATGCCAGCACGATTCAGCCGCTGGGCAACGGCGTCGGCCTTCTCGTCGATGGCGGCCGTGGGTCGCTGATCGGCGGCGACACGCTGGCCGAGGCGAATCTGATTGCGGCCAACGGGCAGACGGGTGTGCACGTCACCGGCCAGGCGACCGGCAATCGTCTCCTCGGCAATTTCATCGGCGCCAACCTCTATGGCCTGGCGCTCGGCCACCCCCAGGACGGGGTGCTGGTCGATGGCGGGGCGAACGACAACATCATCGGCGGGTTGGCGTCGGGGCAGGGCAACGTCATCGCCCACAACGGGCGCGACGGGGTGCGCGTGGCCGGGGCCACCGGCGTGCTGGTGGCGGGCAACGCCATCTACAAAAACGCCGGCCTGGCCATCGCCAACCTCGACGGCGGCAACCTCAACCTGACGCCGCCCGAACTGGCCGGGGCCAGCGGCCACGAGGTCTCGGGCAAGGCCGCGCCCGGCGCCACCATCCAGCTCTTCGGCGATGACGACGGCCAGGCGCGCTTCTTCCTGGGCAGCGCCACAGCCGACGCCGCCGGCCATTTCGTCTTTTTTGGCTCGCTCTTGGGGCGCAATGTCACCGCCGCCACGGTCGATGCCGCCGGCAATACTTCCGTCCTCAGCCCGCCCACCGTGCGCGATGTGCAGTTCACCGACACCTTCGAGACCAATGACACCTGGACCGAGGCGCAGCTGGTGGGCGAAGGTCAGGTGCAATCCTATATCAGCAGCCCCGACGACATCGATTTCTTCAAACTCCCCGTCCCTACGCAGCGCGGCTCGACCGTCGTCTTCCGGCTGACCGGCCTGCCCGCCGACTACGATATCCTCCTCTTCCGCCCCACCGACGCGCCCAACGACACGCCGCCCAACGACCTGCCGCTGCAAAACGTCCCCATCCAGGACCTGCCGTTGCAGAACGTGCCCCTGCAAAACGTGCCGCTGCAAAACGTGCCGTTGCAAAACGTCCCCCTGCAAAACGTCCCCCTCCAGAATGTGCCGCTGCAAAACGTGCCGCTGCAAAACGTGCCCCTACAAAATGTGGGCTTGCAGAACATCTTGCTGAACAGCGTCCCGCTGCAAAACGTGCCCATCGTCTCGCACTCGTTCCACCTCGGCCTGGAAGACGAACAGGTGTCGGACACGGCCCTCTATGCCGCCGACCACTACTATCTGCTGGTGGTGGGCAACAACGGCGCCTACAGCGCCGACCCCTACACCCTAGAGATCGAGATCAGGCCGCCCGCCCCCATCCCCGGCTGCGTCCGCCCCCTGCCGTTCGCCGGGCTGCCGGGCATCGTCCGCCAGCCCTGGCCCGACGCCGCCGTGGAGACGCTGATCCTGGTCAACAAACAGCGTTTCGAGCAGCTTTACGGCCCCGCCCCCACCGCCCGCCTGATCGACGGCCTGTGGGATCTGGCCGGGCAGGAGACGGTGCACGGCAAAGTGCTGCCGGTCGAGCTGGACGAGGCCGTGGCCGCGGCCTACACCGCCTGGGATGTCGATGTCTGCAACCCCGAAGCCGCCAATGTCGTCTCGGGCGCGATCAAAGACCTGCTGGCGCGCCAGGCCGCCGGCCTGCCGGGGTTGAAGTATCTCGTCCTGGTCGGTAACGACGAGACGCTGCCCTTCCGCCGCGTCCAGGACATCGTCCAAACGGCCAACGAGTTCGACTACGCTGCTCAATCACTGTTGCGGGATGACGCCGCCGTGGCCGCCAGCCTGCGCCTGGGCTACCTCTTGACCGATGATTTCTACAGCGACCTTCAGCCGTCGCAGTTCATCGGCCGGCCGCTCTACATCCCCGCCTTTGCCGTCGGCCGTCTGGTCGAGACGCCGGACGAGATCGCCGGGCAGATAGAGACCTTTCGGCAACGCCACGGGCGCTTGAACGCTCAGAGCGGCGTGGTCTTTGGCTACGATTTCCTGCAAGACAGCTCGCAGGCCATCGCCGACGAGATGGCGGCGGCCGGCCTCGGCGTCACCAGCGTCATCGACGACCAGTGGACCGCCGATGACCTCCGCCAGACTTGGCTGAACCCGGCTTCTCGCTTCGACCTGATCTCGCTCAACGCCCATTTCTCGCACTTCCAGTTGCAGCCGGCCCGCGTCGGCCCCCTCGATGCCAGCGGCCTCTTTAGCGCCACCGAACTCGTGCAGTCAGCCGCCGACCTTGCCGGCAGCCTCAATTTCTCGGTGGGCTGCCATTCGGGTCTGAACCAATGCGATGTCTGCTCGCTGCAGCCCTTCGCCGGGCTGGACTGGGCGCAGGCCTTTGCCCAGAAGCGGGCGCTGTGGATCGGCAACACCGGCTTCGGCTATGGCGATGACGCCGCCATCGCCCTCAACGAGGAGATCATGCTGTCCTTCACGCGGCTTCTGCGCTCGGGTGCGACCTCAGCCGTGGGCGAGGCGCTGCGCCAGGCCAAGCAGGACTACGCCCTCACCAGCATCGGCACCTATGGCCCCTACAACGAGAAGGCGCTGTATGTGACGACGTTGTATGGGCTGCCGATGTACCGCCTCGATGTCCCCAACCCGGCCTCTGCCCAACAAAGCGATCCGGCGCCGGGCGTCGTGCCTGGCCCCCTGGCCGCTCTTTCGCCTGGCTTGTTCGGGCAAACGTTCACCGTCGCCCCCACCCTGCGCGAGGTGACCACCGCCAACGGCCGCTTCTTCACCGCCAACGGCGCCGCCCAGACGCTGCTCTACAACCCCATCCAGCCGCGCGTCGATCTCGATGTGACCTCGCCCGCGGCCCTCCCCACCCCGCTCGTCGCCCACGGCGCCCTCTTCCTCGAAGGCAGCTACCACACCCTGACCGGCTTCGACCCTGTGATCACCATGCCGGTGACCGACACCGAACGCTACGAGCCGCAATTCATCTACGAAGGCTGGCAGCCGGCCACCCTCTCGCTGCTCAACCGCTTCCAGACGGCCTCCGGCGCCCGCGAACGGCTGGTGCTCACCCTCGGCCAGTTCCAACACACCGATGTCATGACCGATACAACGACCGGCAAGGTCTGGGTGGTGGGCAACGAGCGCCTCTACGATCGGGTCGTCTATCAAGTCTTCTACTCGGACGACGCCGACTACATCCCGCCCACCATCGCCTATGTCAGCGCCATCCCCGGCCAGGCGGCCGGCGTCGTCCATGTGGAGGCCAGGGTCTTCGACGCCGATGCCACCGGGGCCGGGGTCGAGCGAGTCGTGGTCAGTTTCACCGCCGGCCAGGGGGAGTGGCGCTCGGTCGAGTTGGAACGGACGCCCGGATCGGCTTTCTGGAGCGGGGAGGTGGCCGGCATCGGCGACCGGGCCTTGTTCATGGTGCAGGCGGTGGATGCGGCCGGCAATGTCAGCCAGACGCGGGCCAAAGGTCTGTTCTTCGCGGTCATCCCCGTGCAGTTGGCGGCCAGCCCGATGGTGGTGAACGAAGGCGATGAGGTCGTTTTCGCGGGCAACGCGGCCGGGTCGGGCCTGGGGCCGGTGGCCGTCACCCGCTGGAATTTCGGCGATGGCCTCAACGCCATCGGTGAGATGACGACCGGGCATCGCTACCGCGACAGCGGCGCTTTCGCTGCCAGCCTGAGTGTGATCGATATCGAGGGTCGCATCGGCGCCGGCGGTGTGGAGATCACCGTGAAAAACGTCGCTCCGGCCGTCGAAGCCGGCGTCGGCTTCTCGATCCGCCCCGGCGACACCGTGACGCTTCCCCCCGGCCACTTCCACGACCCCGGCACCCTCGATACGCACACCGCCTTCATCGATTGGGGCGACGGTTCGCCACCCGCGCCGGCGCCGCTGACGGAGGGCGTCGTAGGTGGCGACCCTGGGCTGGCGGCCGGGTCAGAAGGCGCCGTCCAGTTCGGCAGCCACACCTATGCCGGGCGCGGCAACTACATCATCCGCGCCTGTGTGCGCGACGACGAAGGCGCGGTCGGCTGCGACCAGATCCCTGTGATCATGCCCGCGGCCGATAGCACCACCGAGGGCGAGCTTTACCAACTCAGTGTCCCGTTCACCGACCCGAACGACTCGCGTCGCTATCAGGCCCAGGTCGATTGGGGCGATGGGCTGTCGCCTGAGCCGGTCGGCATTCGCGATGGCTCGGTCATTGCCGACCATGTCTACGCCCTGCGCGGCGTCTACCGCATCAGCCTGCAGGTGTCCGACAGCAATGGCATCCTGGCCTATAGCAGCGTCTACATCGTCACGGCCCACAACGCCCCGCCCACCCTCGATCTGCGCCCGCAGGACACCTTGCAGGGCAATGGCTATGTGCAATTGGGGCCGGCCCGTTTCAATGACAAAGGCACGCTGGATACACACACCGCCGTCATCGACTGGGGCGATGGCGTGGTCGAGGCCGGGCTGATCGAAGAATCACCCTTCGGGCCGCCGGGCAGCACGGCCGGGGCCGATGGCAAGATCCACGGCAGCCACTTCTACACCAGGCTAGGGGCCTACACGCTCACGGTCTGCGTGCGCGACAGCGCCCAGGCCGAAGATTGCGAGTCGCAGACCGTCTACGCCCAAGAAATCTGGCGCTTCCGCGGCTATGTCTACCAGGGCGCCTTTGGCGAGAAAACGAAGGGACTGGGCGGCGTCAGGCTGCGGCTGTATGGGCGCAACAGCGGCCAGACGGCGCCGGGGGCCGTGATCTCGCAGCTGACCAGCGACGCCGGCGGCTTCTTCAACTTCTTCATCATCGAGCCGCAGATCTACGATTACTACCGCCTGGTGGTGGAGACGCCGCCCGGGCTGACTCCGGCCGGCATCCTCAGCCAGACCGGCGTCGTCCTCGACCCGAACACGGTGGAGTGGTTCGAGCCGGCCCCGCAGGTGCACTTCAACGAGATCTTCTTCCAACCGCCGCCCGCAGCCGCCGGCAGCGGGGGCCAGGGCAAGGTGTGGCTGCCGCTGCTGCGGTAG
- a CDS encoding nuclear transport factor 2 family protein, whose product MSPDALLALLDRHLQSIWDGDVETYRATTAEDVSFYEWYISPQRIDGLDFHRREIAVHSAVIGSSGRPGERPGERRIQHEVLQPRVQIYGDTAILTYTLFIRALGPDGLSHKSHHETRVFHNFGNEQAPDWKLVHCHKSPIATPDSLRVLR is encoded by the coding sequence ATGTCCCCCGACGCCCTCCTCGCCCTGCTTGACCGCCATCTCCAGAGCATTTGGGATGGGGATGTGGAGACTTATCGCGCCACCACCGCCGAAGATGTGTCGTTCTACGAATGGTACATCTCGCCGCAGCGGATCGACGGTCTCGATTTCCATCGGCGCGAGATCGCCGTCCACAGCGCCGTGATCGGAAGCAGCGGGAGGCCGGGCGAAAGGCCGGGCGAGCGGCGCATCCAGCACGAGGTGCTGCAGCCGCGCGTGCAAATTTACGGCGATACGGCCATCCTCACCTACACCCTGTTCATTCGCGCCCTCGGCCCGGACGGGCTGAGCCACAAATCACACCACGAGACGCGCGTTTTTCACAATTTCGGCAATGAGCAGGCGCCTGACTGGAAGCTGGTGCATTGCCACAAGTCGCCCATCGCCACGCCCGATAGCCTGCGGGTTCTGAGGTAG
- a CDS encoding TrkA family potassium uptake protein, whose product MFVLIGGGGRTGTQLALLLMAQDHHVHVIEHRRDVLHRLHRDLPSEIIYEGHATEVSVLAQAGIGEADVVAAVTSNDADNLALCYLARSKYSTPRTVARINDPRNGWIFNRTFHVDVALNAAEMIGGMIMEEISLGDMVTLLKLRRGQYVLVEEKIAPDAKGIGVAIKDLALPEHCVIAAIIRHDEVIVPRGVTTLEAGDEMLAVTDQSGAVQLAALFGPPNGQTRTNG is encoded by the coding sequence ATGTTCGTCTTGATTGGCGGCGGCGGCCGCACCGGCACGCAATTGGCCCTGCTTCTGATGGCGCAGGACCACCATGTCCATGTCATCGAGCATCGTCGCGATGTATTGCATCGGCTCCATCGCGATCTGCCCAGCGAAATCATCTATGAGGGCCACGCCACGGAGGTGAGTGTGCTGGCACAGGCCGGCATTGGCGAGGCGGATGTAGTGGCGGCCGTAACCTCGAACGACGCCGACAACCTCGCCCTCTGCTATCTGGCCCGCAGCAAATACAGCACCCCGCGCACGGTGGCGCGCATCAACGACCCGCGTAACGGCTGGATCTTCAACCGCACGTTCCATGTCGATGTCGCACTCAATGCGGCCGAGATGATCGGCGGCATGATCATGGAAGAAATTTCGCTGGGCGATATGGTGACACTGCTCAAACTGCGCCGCGGCCAATATGTGTTGGTGGAGGAGAAGATCGCCCCCGACGCCAAAGGCATCGGCGTCGCCATCAAAGACCTGGCCCTGCCCGAACACTGCGTCATCGCCGCCATCATCCGCCACGACGAGGTGATCGTCCCCCGTGGCGTCACGACCCTGGAGGCCGGAGACGAGATGCTGGCCGTGACCGACCAGAGCGGCGCCGTCCAACTGGCAGCCCTCTTTGGCCCGCCCAACGGCCAGACCCGGACGAACGGCTGA
- a CDS encoding NAD-binding protein, with amino-acid sequence MNVIVVGCGRLGATLAYQLYRKKHRVTVIDLAASAFGNLPPDFHGRTMEGEVLNQDMLHRAGIEQADAFVAVTSSDSLNAVACHVARSIYNVPTVIARNYDPRWLPLLEAFNLQSVSSALWATQHIEEMMESTLTPVLSAGHGEVEVYEVTIPDAWAGKTVGQVLPAGSTPVALTRAGKAALPTDGTLLEEHDVIHVSATLEGITALRSRLMPGQEE; translated from the coding sequence ATGAATGTCATCGTTGTCGGCTGCGGCCGGCTGGGCGCCACCCTCGCCTATCAACTCTATCGCAAGAAACACCGCGTGACGGTCATCGACCTGGCCGCCAGCGCCTTTGGCAACCTGCCGCCCGATTTCCACGGACGCACGATGGAAGGCGAGGTGCTGAACCAGGACATGTTGCACCGGGCCGGCATCGAACAGGCCGACGCCTTTGTGGCCGTCACCAGTTCCGACTCGCTCAACGCCGTCGCCTGCCATGTCGCACGCTCGATCTACAACGTGCCGACCGTCATTGCCCGCAACTATGACCCGCGCTGGCTGCCGCTGTTGGAGGCATTCAACCTTCAGAGCGTCAGTTCGGCGCTGTGGGCGACACAACACATCGAAGAGATGATGGAATCCACGCTCACGCCGGTGCTCTCGGCCGGACACGGTGAGGTGGAGGTCTACGAAGTCACCATCCCCGACGCCTGGGCCGGGAAGACGGTCGGGCAAGTGCTGCCGGCAGGTTCGACGCCAGTGGCGCTCACCCGCGCCGGCAAGGCCGCCCTGCCCACCGACGGCACACTGCTCGAAGAACACGACGTCATCCACGTCAGCGCCACCCTCGAAGGAATCACAGCCTTGCGGTCGCGCCTGATGCCAGGTCAGGAGGAATAA
- a CDS encoding APC family permease encodes MTQSHEHQHGTTVLHRQAKSGPPITWRTLLMGRPLPTADAPHQTIGKRIGLAVFASDALSSTAYATQEIMAILAAAGAIALGLVFPIALAIVILLAIVAVSYLQTVQSYPNGGGSYIVARDNLGQMPALVAGAALLTDYILTVAVSISSGVAQIVSAAPFLESYRVVLAVGLVALIMLINLRGVKESGTIFAIPTYFFVLMMYITVGWGLIQYFLGSLGRVVGPPEMEFHGLATTIAPFLILHAFSSGTAALTGIEAISDGITAFRQPRSRNAGITLIVMALILSTLFLGISFLVNPIGAVPSEAETVVSQITRTIYNGRNLLYLLTMAATSVILVMAANTSFADFPRLSAILAGDSFLPRQMAFRGSRLVFSSGIVALAVFASLLIIVFRASVTGLIPLYAIGVFLSFTLSQSGMARRWLKSGRLGPDEMRQERGSVVRFDPRWRLKMVINAFGAVCTAVVMVVFAATKFRDGAWFVLILIPTLVLVLIQIRRHYTSLADRLSLDRFGEPPPTRRHRVVLPISGVHRGTLAALRYAHTLSDDITAVHISVDPDATAKVRAKWELWGDGVRLVILDSPYRTLLEPLLDYIQEMTARLQPNETVTIVVPRFVPGKRWHNLLHTQAATALREALIREPNIVVTEVPYLVDEPGNGANGNGNHKSLKSA; translated from the coding sequence ATGACGCAATCACACGAGCACCAACACGGCACGACCGTTTTGCATCGCCAGGCCAAATCGGGGCCGCCGATCACCTGGCGCACCCTGCTCATGGGCCGGCCCTTGCCAACCGCCGACGCCCCGCACCAGACCATCGGCAAACGCATCGGTTTGGCAGTGTTTGCCTCGGACGCGCTGTCGTCCACCGCTTACGCCACCCAGGAGATCATGGCCATCCTGGCGGCGGCGGGCGCCATCGCCCTCGGCCTGGTCTTCCCCATCGCCCTTGCCATCGTCATTCTGTTGGCCATCGTCGCCGTCTCCTATTTGCAGACGGTGCAATCGTATCCAAACGGCGGCGGCTCCTACATCGTGGCCCGCGACAACCTGGGACAGATGCCGGCGTTGGTGGCGGGGGCGGCGCTGCTGACCGATTACATCCTGACGGTGGCGGTGTCGATTTCCTCCGGTGTGGCCCAGATCGTTTCGGCGGCGCCATTCCTCGAATCGTATCGCGTCGTTCTTGCCGTCGGTCTGGTGGCGCTGATCATGCTGATCAATCTGCGCGGGGTCAAGGAATCGGGAACGATCTTCGCCATCCCCACCTATTTCTTTGTCCTGATGATGTACATCACCGTGGGCTGGGGATTGATCCAGTACTTTCTCGGTTCCCTGGGCAGGGTGGTGGGACCGCCCGAGATGGAATTCCACGGTCTTGCGACCACGATCGCACCGTTTCTCATTCTCCATGCTTTTTCCAGCGGCACGGCCGCCCTGACCGGCATCGAGGCCATTTCCGATGGCATCACAGCCTTCCGCCAGCCGCGCAGTCGCAATGCCGGCATCACCCTGATCGTGATGGCGCTGATCCTCAGCACCCTGTTCCTGGGCATCAGCTTCCTGGTCAACCCCATTGGCGCCGTTCCCTCTGAAGCCGAAACCGTGGTCTCGCAGATCACCCGCACGATCTACAACGGCCGCAACCTGCTGTATCTGCTGACGATGGCGGCCACCAGCGTCATCCTGGTCATGGCGGCCAACACCTCGTTTGCCGACTTCCCCCGCCTCAGCGCCATCCTCGCCGGTGATAGCTTCCTTCCCCGACAGATGGCGTTCCGAGGCAGCCGCCTGGTGTTCTCGTCGGGCATCGTCGCCCTGGCCGTCTTTGCTTCGCTGTTGATCATCGTCTTTCGGGCCAGCGTGACCGGCTTGATCCCCCTCTATGCTATCGGCGTATTCCTCTCCTTCACGCTGTCGCAGAGCGGCATGGCGCGGCGGTGGCTGAAGAGCGGGCGCCTAGGGCCGGACGAAATGCGGCAGGAGCGCGGGTCGGTGGTGCGCTTCGACCCCCGCTGGCGGCTGAAAATGGTCATCAATGCCTTCGGCGCCGTCTGCACGGCGGTGGTGATGGTGGTCTTTGCCGCGACCAAGTTCCGCGACGGGGCGTGGTTCGTCCTCATTCTCATCCCCACCCTGGTGCTGGTTCTGATCCAAATCCGACGGCACTATACGAGTCTGGCCGACAGGCTCTCGCTCGATCGCTTTGGCGAACCCCCGCCCACGCGCCGTCATCGGGTGGTCTTGCCGATCAGCGGCGTCCATCGCGGCACGCTGGCCGCCCTGCGCTATGCCCACACCCTCTCGGATGACATCACGGCCGTACACATCTCGGTCGATCCCGACGCCACCGCCAAAGTGCGGGCGAAGTGGGAGCTCTGGGGCGATGGCGTGCGCCTGGTCATCCTCGATTCTCCCTATCGCACCCTGCTGGAACCGCTGCTCGACTACATCCAGGAGATGACAGCGCGCCTGCAGCCCAACGAGACCGTAACCATCGTCGTCCCTCGCTTCGTACCGGGCAAGCGCTGGCACAACCTGTTGCACACGCAAGCCGCCACGGCCCTGCGCGAGGCATTGATCCGCGAACCCAACATCGTTGTGACCGAAGTTCCCTACCTGGTGGACGAACCGGGCAACGGGGCCAACGGCAACGGCAACCACAAATCCTTGAAGTCAGCATGA
- a CDS encoding universal stress protein, which produces MRLLVATGGSAHSDLALQMSVQLAYLSRKTSTILTVIRGPEDRQRAEEVQRRARAQFEAEGIEVNTLIRVGPPELSILHEVIDGGYDLLVLGDRQMHRLSTRLRGSVSERLARQAPCAVLIVKGTVRPIRRVLLCDSGVVEPPLRQRFLAEGLGRLLEHEVDVTVLHVMSQISAGPGINGAQLRADAEELIRSHSPEGEWLKEDVRSLEHIAGRTRPKVRHGFVVDEILAEAREGDYDLVVIGAHREHGWQRFLLDDIAHEIITQIDRHLLVIP; this is translated from the coding sequence ATGCGATTGCTCGTTGCCACCGGCGGTTCCGCCCACTCCGACCTGGCGCTGCAGATGAGCGTCCAGCTGGCTTATCTGAGCCGAAAAACCTCCACCATCCTCACCGTGATTCGCGGCCCCGAAGACCGCCAACGGGCCGAGGAAGTGCAGCGACGGGCGCGCGCCCAGTTCGAGGCCGAAGGCATCGAGGTCAACACCCTCATCCGCGTCGGCCCGCCCGAACTCTCCATCCTCCACGAAGTCATCGATGGCGGCTATGACCTCCTGGTGCTCGGCGACCGGCAGATGCACCGGCTCTCGACCCGGCTGCGCGGATCGGTCAGCGAACGGCTGGCGCGGCAGGCGCCGTGTGCAGTGCTGATCGTCAAAGGCACGGTGCGCCCCATCCGCCGCGTCCTCCTGTGCGATAGCGGCGTGGTCGAGCCGCCCCTGCGCCAGCGATTCCTGGCCGAGGGGCTGGGCCGGCTGCTCGAACACGAGGTGGATGTGACCGTCTTGCATGTGATGTCGCAGATCAGCGCCGGGCCGGGGATCAACGGCGCCCAACTGCGGGCCGACGCCGAAGAGCTGATCCGCAGCCACTCGCCCGAAGGCGAATGGTTGAAAGAAGACGTCCGTTCGCTGGAGCACATCGCCGGCCGCACCCGCCCCAAGGTCCGTCATGGCTTCGTGGTCGATGAAATTCTGGCCGAGGCGCGCGAGGGCGACTACGATCTGGTGGTGATCGGCGCTCATCGTGAGCATGGCTGGCAGCGATTCCTGCTCGACGACATCGCCCACGAGATCATCACCCAAATCGATCGCCACCTTCTCGTCATCCCCTGA